GGTGGATATCGATAGAGGATTGGAGAGGACCTGAGATAGGCTTATCAGACATTCAATGTGTTTTGCATGAGTCCCCTTCGTAAGTCCGAGATCTTTTTAAAACCTTGAGAAAACTGACTCATAATTCAGCTAAATAAAATTCCTGAGAATTTATCACAGCCGAGGCAATCGTATCGAGCTTTGCATCATGAAAGCATAATCGGTCACTCCGGCGGCGCCCCTCCCAAGATTGcttcaacttgaagttgaaggtTTTCGTTGGTAATTAACTTCGGTAAGGCGGCATCAGTGTTGCTACATGTATAACTAGTGACAAGCGAGACATAGAGTTCAAAGCCCTAGAGGTTCTGATGTTGTTTAAGAGGACCAGTAGGTCAAGATAAGACCAATGAATAGTTCGTGTACACGGTGAACAAGAAACAAGCCTTCCACTCGATGTTGATGGTGCCGCGCTTATGTAAACGGCATTAACCCACGCCCGTGCAATTCGTCTCGTCACAGTCTGAACACCACTGTCGACTTCCGTCTAACTTGAAAATATGGATGCAGAAGATACTCAAACGTCTGGACATCCATCTGTCTCTAGAGAAAAGGTATATGCTAATTGTGTGTGACCCAGAATAAAGCTGAACTTGGTATTTACAGACAGCGCCGTTTCTCATTCGAACATTCGTCAAGATCGGGAGCTTCCACCGCAATACGCTCTTCGAAGATGGAAGTCTACCAACTACAGACGAACAGCAGATATTTACCTGGTGAGTTACTCGTCAATCCTCCAAGTTAAATCGATTAATTGCTTGCAGGAAAGACGCGACTTTGCGAGAAGTTTTGACTACGTTACGCAATACAGCACCTCATGTTGCAGAGTACAAGCACCCACTTGCCCGGTTCTCCTTCAGGACTGTTTTCCCTGACCCCAACAACAAAGGCAGGTTCACATCGAAAGATATCGGCATGGTTTACTCTCGTGATATCCTCGGAGAACCAGGCACCTTAACGAGCACTGCACCAAGGTTGCTGCAAGACACGGAGCCCCCAGCGCGTGGACACGGCGAACGCGAACGAGAGGAAAGAACTTTGGATGAACTGAGGTTCTATCCAGGCGACTATCTGCTCATAGCGGTGCTCCTTCCCAAAAATGTCAACCTACCCTCAGAAACTTCAATCAAGGGCTCTGGTGCCGGCGCGCCAGTGAGCCCGACAACAGGTTGGAGAGCAGGTGGTCCAGCGGCGAAGTCAGATGCAGGATGGGGAAGAGCTGTGGGGACTGGGCCTGGATTAGGACGAGGCGGTGGTCATTGGCGTGGAGACTCTAATGCTCCGGGCCCAGCTGTACGAGGGGGACGGGGCGGTGGCAGGGGTGGTGACTCAGGGCGAGATAGAGACCTTGACAGGTCAGATACACgcgttcctcctcctcgaagGCACGATTCGCCTCCTCGAGGCGGAGGTTGGGGTGACCGTGATAGAGGCGGTCGTGGGGGCCGCGGCGGAAACCGGCGCTCTCCATCTCGTTCAAGAAGCCCACCCAGGAGAAGACGATATGATTGATGTATTCCATCCTTCTATGCATTGCAATTCACTTATAATCATGTCTTCTGTACAGGCATATCGATTTACCATTTTTTGTTCCTTGCTTGGCTCTGTCACTTATGTCCGCTGCAATTGAATGCAATGACTAGATTCTACGACATTGAATTCTGTATGCCATTGGGATGCACTCCGTTCCGCCCCAATTCCGGAAATAGGCTGTGTAGTGTGCAATGATGGGAATGCCCGTACTTCACTAATTATATGACACATACTAGGACAGGGCCGGCGCCTCCAATTATCAGAGCACTCGCCGCAGCCATTCTTCTCTATCCATGTCCCCATCATGGTGGAGATGCTTTCCAGGAATACGATGATTGAGGGCGATTCTCAAAGTTCTCAATACACGACTACGACCGACAGTACTATCCCTGGACCAGGTGCATTGGGAGGCAAAGCAATAAAGGCCCTGGGCAAGTTAACGATACGAGGTATCGATCGGGTGATTATCAATGCGCGCCTACGATCGATCACTTCGAAGTTCCCTCATAGCAATGAGCAAGCACTTGGAATCAAAGGTATTAGGGAGATGTACAACGTTATTCTAGAGCTTTGCAGGTGAATATTATTTACATCTACATATTGATCTATACCTTACTGTACTCTTTTCTTAGGTCGGGCATGTATAACGACGAATTAAGAGCGAAAGCACTTCAACTCCTCGTCGTTCAAATCAAACAAGGACAAGTACAACTCCTTGTAGAAGCTTTGGCAAGATGGCACCTTATTGAATTGGAACTTCTTCTGCCTGAAATTGTGGACATTATAATACCTTACCGGTACGCACATTCAATATCTTCACCCCTTGATAGAGAGAGACTCATACAAAGTGTACTAGGCGACAACCTTGGGGCCGAAACAGGCTCGCTCCAGAAATCCGCGATCATGTCCTCTGTGATCTTACGATCGTTAGACATCCTTCAAAAACTCAGCTACGACTGCAAAAAGTTATCGACGAGGCCAAAGATCAAGACCAAGCACTTCGTACTGCTTACAGCCAATACTTCGACCCCGTGTTATCCTTTTTATCGCAAGTTGCAGCAATCAACACCAATACATGCAAAACGGTCCTTCAAGCTGGATTTTTGGATCTCCTGTTGTTGGTACAAAAAGGCAAGCTAGAGTATGAAAAGACTTCCGAAATATGCAAAGTTTTCCTGAGGCAAGTAGtctgatttgattttttttgtttgaagtTTTAAGAAAGTTAGAAAATTGACACCTTGTCAACAGTCAACCCAAACTCGTTACACCTGCAGTAGAAGAAAAGATCTTAAATGTGGTCCTGAACGAGATACTCAATGGCCGAATTAATCACGTCATTGAAGCATTATCAAAGTGGAATATCGGTGACTTGAAGTCTTTGGTCATGCAACTGCAAGCAAATACTCCAATGTAAGGAAACGTTTATCAAACACAGTACAGCCACCGAGTTCCTGACACGTTTCTTTTAGAAGCCGTGTTCTGCTTCGACACATTGGACAACCTTCTCCACTCGAACAAAACATCACCTTTTTGTTCCGAATCGTTGAGTTGGGGAAACCTCACCTTCATATTGTTCTCGATGCCGGGTTTTTGGACATGATACCCACGGCACATGAAAACAAACTGAGAATCAATGATAACAGGTTAATCTCAATCATTTTCGAAGTACTGAAGTACGTGTATGCCTGTTTATGTTGTCGCCAAACTGATGTCGCCTTCTAGATCTAACTCTGGGTTGAAAGACCATCGACCCAAAGCACTCGATATACTCATTCGCTACATAATCGAGCGTAAAACGACTCACATCCTTTCCATGCTATCCAGATGGGGCCACAAAGATCGCGAAGATGTGATCGTCGCCGTTTTTCAACGCGCCGGACCAGTGGGCTTTGGAACAGAAGGGCCATTTGGCCCAAGGAAACAGGTCTTTCACAGTCGAGATGGGTTGTACCATTTTGACCAGGACAAAGTAATTTCTGTCATGATATTCGCTGGAGAAGTGGCTAGTCTGAGTGATGGCGCCTTTCATGCTGTCGTCAACGCAGGGATGCTTGACGCCCTTTTAGTCATACAATCGCACGACCTATCAGTTCATAGGCTTGATGAACCATACAATATCATTTTGGGAGTATTGAGGTACGCCATACGTTTCACAATGTTCATCATCGCCTACACGTTTGCTCAAGCCAACAGCAGATTAGGAGTCTTTGGAAATAAAATCCGCAAAAAAGCAATTGACCTGCTTGTTTTCCAAGTGTGTCGAGGCGAAGCTCGATACATGCTAAAGATCATGTCCAAGTGGAAACTCGACGAGCTAAACCGCTTGATTTGGGAGATTTCCGCGCAATTCCCCCCACTGAGGTATGGATGTTGTCCATGGAAATGTTTCGGTCAAGGCATTTTAACTGATATACATACAGCAATCGCCGTGCGCTGGAGGACCTTTTTTCCCGACCCCCTGAAACTCAATCACTTTCTACTCTGTATCTGCAGCGATTACTTTCCTTCTTGTCTGGGATTGCACAAATTAGCGAAGCCGCAAGTCAAGTCGTTTTCCAGACAGGGTTCATGGACCTGTTACTTGCCCTGCAAAAAGATAAAAGTGGCCAGAACGATTTTGAAGAGTTGGATGATCTGATTCTGAGCATTTTGCAGTACGTTTCGTAGCTTACGGCTTGTTACTTAGGTAAATTGACCTTTTCCTTTCAAAATCTTTCTAGGAAACCTCAATTATACGAAGATAAAACTAAGAAAAAAGCGATGGCCTATATATCTCTGCAGACTGAAAAAGAAGCAACGCATATGTATAAGGTTATTGGGAAGCGTAGCATATCAGAGCTGGAACTCATCATAGCTGGGATGCTGGAACACTTCAATCTTGGAGGGTATGTTTTGTTTACAAAATCAGCAAAGCTCTGTTGTATTCTAATATGTATCTAGACGCCTTGCCTTGAACTCGTCTGCTCTTAGGGACCCTGCAATCGACCCAAAACATTTGGCGTCGCTCAACGCCTGCGTGATGATCTTTTCTAAAGTAATTCTAAAACATCGGTTTGCATTTCAGGCTCTCATCAACGCGGGCATCTTGGATCTCTTGCTTGCCATCCAATCTCGACAATGCAGCATAGATGGCATCAAACACATATATGATATCATACTCACCTCGGTGTATATGGAGAGCGTCAGCGACAAAGCTTTAAAAATTATCTCTTACCAGGTTATGAACCAGTCAACTTGTTTGCTGGAAACGCTGCAGCAATATGCGGACCAGGAGTTCCAAATCATAGCCCCTGTAGTGCTACAGGGCTTGAAGTACGTTTCTGACGATTTCTGAACACTGCTTACGTTTCTCATCGA
The sequence above is a segment of the Psilocybe cubensis strain MGC-MH-2018 chromosome 4, whole genome shotgun sequence genome. Coding sequences within it:
- a CDS encoding Histone deacetylase complex subunit SAP18, whose product is MDAEDTQTSGHPSVSREKTAPFLIRTFVKIGSFHRNTLFEDGSLPTTDEQQIFTWKDATLREVLTTLRNTAPHVAEYKHPLARFSFRTVFPDPNNKGRFTSKDIGMVYSRDILGEPGTLTSTAPRLLQDTEPPARGHGEREREERTLDELRFYPGDYLLIAVLLPKNVNLPSETSIKGSGAGAPVSPTTGWRAGGPAAKSDAGWGRAVGTGPGLGRGGGHWRGDSNAPGPAVRGGRGGGRGGDSGRDRDLDRSDTRVPPPRRHDSPPRGGGWGDRDRGGRGGRGGNRRSPSRSRSPPRRRRYD